In a single window of the Canis lupus dingo isolate Sandy chromosome 18, ASM325472v2, whole genome shotgun sequence genome:
- the LTBP3 gene encoding latent-transforming growth factor beta-binding protein 3 isoform X6 codes for MPRPRGAAGGRAPEMRGAGAGAAGLLALLLLLLLLLGPGGGAEGGPAGERGAGGGGALARERFKVVFAPVICKRTCLKGQCRDSCQQGSNMTLIGENGHSTDTLTGSGFRVVVCPLPCMNGGQCSSRNQCLCPPDFTGRFCQVPAGGAGGSTGGSGPGLGRAGALSTGALPPLAPESESVASKHAVYAVQVIADPPGPGEGPPAQHAAFLVPLGPGQISAEVQAPPPVVNVRVHHPPEASVQVHRIEGSNAEGPAPSQHLLPHPKPQHPRPPTQKPLGRCFQDTLPKQPCGSNPLPGLTKQEDCCGSIGTAWGQSKCHKCPQLQYTGVQKPGPVRGEVGTDCPQGYKRLNSTHCQGVSTDSPVIEEESAQQSHPTATMSPARPYPELISRPSPPTVRWFLPDLPPSRSAVEIAPTQVTETDECRLNQNICGHGECVPGPSDYSCHCNPGYRSHPQHRYCVDVNECEAEPCGAGRGVCMNTGGSYNCHCNRGYRLHVGAGGRSCVDLNECAKPHLCGDGGFCLNFPGHYKCNCYPGYRLKASRPPVCEDIDECRDPSSCPDGKCENKPGSFKCIPCQPGYRSQGGGACRDVNECAEGSPCSPGWCENLPGSFRCTCAQGYAPAPDGRSCQDEDECEAGTVCDNGICTNTPGSFQCQCLSGYHLSRDRSRCEDIDECDFPAACIGGDCINTNGSYRCLCPQGHRLVGGRKCQDIDECSQDPGLCLPHGACENLQGSYACICDEGFTPTQDQHGCEEVEQPHHKKECYLNFDDTVFCDSVLATNVTQQECCCSLGAGWGDHCEIYPCPVYSSAEFHSLCPDGKGYTQDNNIVNYGIPAHRDIDECILFGAEICKEGKCVNTQPGYECYCKQGFYYDGNLLECVDVDECLDESNCRNGVCENTRGGYRCACTPPAEYSPAQRQCLSPEEMDIDECQDPAACRPGRCVNLPGSYRCECRPPWVPGPAGRDCQLPESPAERAPERRDVCWAQRGEDGMCAGPLTGPALTFDDCCCRQGRGWGAQCRPCPPRGAGPQCPTSQSESNSFWDASPLLLGKPPREEDSSEEDSDECRCVSGRCVPRPGGAVCECPGGFQLDASRARCVDIDECRELNQRGLLCKSERCVNTSGSFRCVCKAGFARSRPHGACVPQRRR; via the exons ATGCCCCGGCCCCGCGGGGCTGCTGGCGGCCGGGCCCCTGAGatgcgcggggcgggggcgggggcggcggggctgctggcgctgctgctgctgctgctgctgctgctgggcccgggcggcggggccgaGGGGGGGCCGGCGGGCGAGCGGggcgccggcgggggcggggcgctggcCCGCGAGCGCTTCAAGGTGGTCTTTGCGCCCGTGATCTGCAAGCGGACCTGTCTCAAGGGCCAGTGTCGGGACAGTTGTCAGCAGGGCTCCAACATGACGCTCATCGGAGAGAACGGCCACAGCACCGACACGCTCACGGGCTCCGGCTTCCGCGTGG TGGTGTGCCCTCTTCCCTGCATGAACGGTGGCCAGTGCTCCTCCCGAAACCAGTGCCTGTGTCCCCCGGACTTCACGGGTCGCTTCTGCCAGGTGCCTGCCGGAGGAGCTGGCGGGAGCACCGGCGGctcgggccctgggctgggccgggccggggccctGTCCACAGGTGCGCTGCCGCCCCTGGCTCCAGAGAGCGAGTCTGTGGCCAGCAAGCACGCCGTCTACGCGGTCCAGGTGATCGCTGATCCgccggggcctggggagggaccCCCTGCGCAGCATGCAGCCTTCCTGGTGCCCCTTGGGCCAGGACAGATCTCAGCAGAAG tgcaggccccgccccccgtggTGAACGTGCGCGTCCACCACCCACCCGAGGCCTCGGTCCAAGTGCACCGCATCGAGGGGTCGAATGCCGAGGGCCCCGCCCCTTCGCAGCACCTGCTGCCGCACCCCAAGCCCCAGCACCCCCGGCCacccacccagaagcccctgggcCGCTGCTTCCAGGACACACTACCCAAGCAGCCC TGTGGCAGCAATCCCCTCCCGGGCCTCACCAAGCAGGAGGACTGCTGTGGGAGCATCGGCACCGCATGGGGCCAGAGCAAGTGCCATAAATGCCCTCAGCTGCAGT ACACAGGGGTGCAGAAACCAGGACCTGTACGTGGGGAGGTGGGCACCGACTGCCCCCAGGGCTACAAGAGACTCAACAGCACCCACTGCCAGG GGGTGAGCACGGACTCA CCAGTGATAGAGGAGGAGTCAGCACAGCAGAGTCACCCGACTGCCACCATGTCTCCTGCCAGGCCATACCCAG AGTTGATCTCTCGGCCCTCGCCTCCCACTGTGCGCTGGTTCCTGCCAGACCTCCCGCCATCCCGCAGTGCAGTGGAGATCGCTCCTACTCAGGTCACAG AGACAGACGAGTGCCGTCTGAACCAGAACATCTGTGGCCACGGAGAGTGCGTCCCGGGCCCCTCGGACTACTCCTGTCACTGCAATCCCGGCTACCGATCGCACCCGCAGCACCGCTACTGCGTGG ACGTGAATGAGTGCGAGGCGGAGCCCTGCGGCGCCGGGAGGGGCGTCTGCATGAACACGGGCGGCTCGTACAACTGCCACTGCAACCGGGGCTACCGCCTGCACGTCGGCGCCGGGGGGCGCTCGTGCGTGG ACCTGAACGAGTGCGCCAAGCCTCACCTGTGTGGCGATGGCGGCTTCTGCCTCAACTTCCCCGGCCACTACAAGTGCAACTGCTACCCCGGCTACCGGCTCAAAGCCTCACGACCACCCGTGTGCGAAG ACATCGACGAGTGCCGAGATCCCAGCTCCTGCCCGGACGGCAAATGCGAGAACAAACCCGGGAGCTTCAAGTGCATTCCCTGTCAGCCCGGCTACCGCAGCcaagggggcggggcctgccgcg ACGTGAACGAGTGTGCCGAGGGCAGCCCCTGCTCGCCCGGCTGGTGCGAGAACCTCCCAGGCTCTTTCCGCTGCACGTGCGCCCAGGGCTACGCGCCGGCGCCCGACGGCCGCAGTTGCCAGG ATGAGGATGAGTGTGAGGCCGGGACTGTGTGTGACAATGGCATCTGCACCAACACGCCAGGCTCTTTCCAGTGTCAATGCCTCTCTGGCTATCATCTGTCAAGAGACCGGAGCCGATGTGAGG ACATTGATGAGTGTGACTTCCCCGCAGCCTGCATTGGGGGTGACTGCATCAACACCAATGGTTCCTACCGATGTCTCTGTCCCCAGGGGCATCGGCTGGTAGGCGGCAGGAAGTGCCAAG ACATAGATGAGTGCAGCCAGGACCCGGGCCTGTGCCTTCCCCACGGGGCCTGTGAGAATCTGCAGGGCTCCTACGCTTGCATCTGTGATGAGGGCTTCACGCCCACCCAGGACCAGCACGGCTGTGAGG AGGTGGAGCAGCCCCACCACAAGAAGGAGTGCTACCTTAACTTCGATGACACGGTGTTCTGCGACAGCGTACTGGCCACCAATGTCACCCAGCAGGAGTGCTGCTGCTCACTGGGGGCTGGCTGGGGAGACCACTGCGAGATCTACCCCTGCCCAGTCTACAGCTCAG CCGAGTTCCACAGTCTCTGCCCAGACGGGAAGGGCTACACCCAAGACAACAACATCGTCAACTACGGCATCCCAGCCCACCGCG ACATCGACGAGTGCATATTGTTTGGGGCGGAGATCTGCAAGGAGGGCAAGTGCGTGAATACGCAGCCGGGCTACGAGTGCTATTGCAAGCAAGGCTTCTACTACGACGGGAACCTACTGGAGTGCGTGG ACGTGGACGAGTGCCTGGACGAGTCCAACTGCCGGAACGGAGTGTGTGAGAACACGCGCGGCGGCTACCGCTGTGCCTGCACACCACCTGCCGAGTACAGCCCGGCGCAGCGCCAGTGCCTAAGCCCCGAGGAgatgg ACATAGACGAGTGCCAGGACCCGGCAGCCTGCCGCCCTGGTCGCTGCGTCAACCTGCCGGGCTCCTACCGCTGCGAGTGCCGCCCGCCCTGGGTGCCCGGGCCCGCCGGCCGAGATTGCCAGCTCCCAGAGAGCCCAGCCG AGCGTGCCCCGGAGCGAAGGGACGTGTGCTGGGCCCAGCGTGGAGAAGATGGCATGTGCGCCGGGCCCCTGACCGGGCCAGCCCTCACCTTCGACGACTGCTGCTGTCGCCAGGGCCGCGGTTGGGGGGCCCAGTGCCGCCCCTGCCCACCTCGCGGCGCTG GGCCCCAGTGCCCGACGTCGCAGAGTGAGAGCAACTCCTTCTGGGATGCCAGCCCCTTGCTGCTGGGGAAGCCCCCTCGAG AAGAGGACAGCTCTGAAGAGGATTCAGATGAGTGCCGCTGCGTGAGTGGCCGCTGCGTGCCCCGGCCCGGCGGTGCGGTGTGCGAGTGTCCCGGTGGCTTCCAGCTGGATGCCTCTCGTGCGCGCTGCGTGG ACATCGATGAGTGCCGAGAGCTGAACCAGCGCGGGTTGCTGTGCAAGAGCGAGCGCTGCGTGAACACGAGTGGCTCCTTCCGCTGCGTCTGCAAAGCTGGCTTCGCGCGCAGCCGCCCGCATGGGGCCTGCGTGCCCCAGCGTCGCCGCTAA
- the LTBP3 gene encoding latent-transforming growth factor beta-binding protein 3 isoform X2: MPRPRGAAGGRAPEMRGAGAGAAGLLALLLLLLLLLGPGGGAEGGPAGERGAGGGGALARERFKVVFAPVICKRTCLKGQCRDSCQQGSNMTLIGENGHSTDTLTGSGFRVVVCPLPCMNGGQCSSRNQCLCPPDFTGRFCQVPAGGAGGSTGGSGPGLGRAGALSTGALPPLAPESESVASKHAVYAVQVIADPPGPGEGPPAQHAAFLVPLGPGQISAEVQAPPPVVNVRVHHPPEASVQVHRIEGSNAEGPAPSQHLLPHPKPQHPRPPTQKPLGRCFQDTLPKQPCGSNPLPGLTKQEDCCGSIGTAWGQSKCHKCPQLQYTGVQKPGPVRGEVGTDCPQGYKRLNSTHCQDINECAMPGMCRHGDCLNNPGSYRCVCPPGHSLGPSRTQCIDKPEEKSLCFRLVSPEHQCQHPLTTRLTRQLCCCSVGKAWGARCQRCPTDGTAAFKEICPAGKGYHILTSHQTLTIQGESDFSLFLHPDGPPKPQQLPESPSRAPPPEDTEEERGVSTDSPVIEEESAQQSHPTATMSPARPYPELISRPSPPTVRWFLPDLPPSRSAVEIAPTQVTETDECRLNQNICGHGECVPGPSDYSCHCNPGYRSHPQHRYCVDVNECEAEPCGAGRGVCMNTGGSYNCHCNRGYRLHVGAGGRSCVDLNECAKPHLCGDGGFCLNFPGHYKCNCYPGYRLKASRPPVCEDIDECRDPSSCPDGKCENKPGSFKCIPCQPGYRSQGGGACRDVNECAEGSPCSPGWCENLPGSFRCTCAQGYAPAPDGRSCQDEDECEAGTVCDNGICTNTPGSFQCQCLSGYHLSRDRSRCEDIDECDFPAACIGGDCINTNGSYRCLCPQGHRLVGGRKCQDIDECSQDPGLCLPHGACENLQGSYACICDEGFTPTQDQHGCEEVEQPHHKKECYLNFDDTVFCDSVLATNVTQQECCCSLGAGWGDHCEIYPCPVYSSAEFHSLCPDGKGYTQDNNIVNYGIPAHRDIDECILFGAEICKEGKCVNTQPGYECYCKQGFYYDGNLLECVDVDECLDESNCRNGVCENTRGGYRCACTPPAEYSPAQRQCLSPEEMDIDECQDPAACRPGRCVNLPGSYRCECRPPWVPGPAGRDCQLPESPAERAPERRDVCWAQRGEDGMCAGPLTGPALTFDDCCCRQGRGWGAQCRPCPPRGAGPQCPTSQSESNSFWDASPLLLGKPPREEDSSEEDSDECRCVSGRCVPRPGGAVCECPGGFQLDASRARCVDIDECRELNQRGLLCKSERCVNTSGSFRCVCKAGFARSRPHGACVPQRRR; encoded by the exons ATGCCCCGGCCCCGCGGGGCTGCTGGCGGCCGGGCCCCTGAGatgcgcggggcgggggcgggggcggcggggctgctggcgctgctgctgctgctgctgctgctgctgggcccgggcggcggggccgaGGGGGGGCCGGCGGGCGAGCGGggcgccggcgggggcggggcgctggcCCGCGAGCGCTTCAAGGTGGTCTTTGCGCCCGTGATCTGCAAGCGGACCTGTCTCAAGGGCCAGTGTCGGGACAGTTGTCAGCAGGGCTCCAACATGACGCTCATCGGAGAGAACGGCCACAGCACCGACACGCTCACGGGCTCCGGCTTCCGCGTGG TGGTGTGCCCTCTTCCCTGCATGAACGGTGGCCAGTGCTCCTCCCGAAACCAGTGCCTGTGTCCCCCGGACTTCACGGGTCGCTTCTGCCAGGTGCCTGCCGGAGGAGCTGGCGGGAGCACCGGCGGctcgggccctgggctgggccgggccggggccctGTCCACAGGTGCGCTGCCGCCCCTGGCTCCAGAGAGCGAGTCTGTGGCCAGCAAGCACGCCGTCTACGCGGTCCAGGTGATCGCTGATCCgccggggcctggggagggaccCCCTGCGCAGCATGCAGCCTTCCTGGTGCCCCTTGGGCCAGGACAGATCTCAGCAGAAG tgcaggccccgccccccgtggTGAACGTGCGCGTCCACCACCCACCCGAGGCCTCGGTCCAAGTGCACCGCATCGAGGGGTCGAATGCCGAGGGCCCCGCCCCTTCGCAGCACCTGCTGCCGCACCCCAAGCCCCAGCACCCCCGGCCacccacccagaagcccctgggcCGCTGCTTCCAGGACACACTACCCAAGCAGCCC TGTGGCAGCAATCCCCTCCCGGGCCTCACCAAGCAGGAGGACTGCTGTGGGAGCATCGGCACCGCATGGGGCCAGAGCAAGTGCCATAAATGCCCTCAGCTGCAGT ACACAGGGGTGCAGAAACCAGGACCTGTACGTGGGGAGGTGGGCACCGACTGCCCCCAGGGCTACAAGAGACTCAACAGCACCCACTGCCAGG ACATCAACGAGTGCGCGATGCCGGGCATGTGTCGCCATGGTGACTGCCTCAACAACCCTGGCTCCTATCGCTGCGTCTGCCCACCTGGCCATAGCTTGGGTCCCTCCCGAACACAGTGCATTG ACAAGCCAGAGGAGAAGAGCCTGTGTTTCCGCCTGGTGAGCCCGGAGCACCAGTGCCAGCACCCACTGACCACGCGCCTTACCCGCCAGCTCTGCTGCTGCAGTGTGGGCAAGGCCTGGGGTGCGAGGTGCCAGCGCTGCCCCACTGATGGCACCG CTGCCTTCAAGGAGATCTGTCCAGCTGGGAAGGGGTACCACATCCTCACTTCCCACCAGACACTCACCATTCAGGGAGAAagtgatttttcccttttcctgcaCCCCGACGGGCCACCCAAGCCCCAACAGCTCCCCGAGAGCCCTAGCCGGGCACCACCACctgaggacacagaggaagagcGAG GGGTGAGCACGGACTCA CCAGTGATAGAGGAGGAGTCAGCACAGCAGAGTCACCCGACTGCCACCATGTCTCCTGCCAGGCCATACCCAG AGTTGATCTCTCGGCCCTCGCCTCCCACTGTGCGCTGGTTCCTGCCAGACCTCCCGCCATCCCGCAGTGCAGTGGAGATCGCTCCTACTCAGGTCACAG AGACAGACGAGTGCCGTCTGAACCAGAACATCTGTGGCCACGGAGAGTGCGTCCCGGGCCCCTCGGACTACTCCTGTCACTGCAATCCCGGCTACCGATCGCACCCGCAGCACCGCTACTGCGTGG ACGTGAATGAGTGCGAGGCGGAGCCCTGCGGCGCCGGGAGGGGCGTCTGCATGAACACGGGCGGCTCGTACAACTGCCACTGCAACCGGGGCTACCGCCTGCACGTCGGCGCCGGGGGGCGCTCGTGCGTGG ACCTGAACGAGTGCGCCAAGCCTCACCTGTGTGGCGATGGCGGCTTCTGCCTCAACTTCCCCGGCCACTACAAGTGCAACTGCTACCCCGGCTACCGGCTCAAAGCCTCACGACCACCCGTGTGCGAAG ACATCGACGAGTGCCGAGATCCCAGCTCCTGCCCGGACGGCAAATGCGAGAACAAACCCGGGAGCTTCAAGTGCATTCCCTGTCAGCCCGGCTACCGCAGCcaagggggcggggcctgccgcg ACGTGAACGAGTGTGCCGAGGGCAGCCCCTGCTCGCCCGGCTGGTGCGAGAACCTCCCAGGCTCTTTCCGCTGCACGTGCGCCCAGGGCTACGCGCCGGCGCCCGACGGCCGCAGTTGCCAGG ATGAGGATGAGTGTGAGGCCGGGACTGTGTGTGACAATGGCATCTGCACCAACACGCCAGGCTCTTTCCAGTGTCAATGCCTCTCTGGCTATCATCTGTCAAGAGACCGGAGCCGATGTGAGG ACATTGATGAGTGTGACTTCCCCGCAGCCTGCATTGGGGGTGACTGCATCAACACCAATGGTTCCTACCGATGTCTCTGTCCCCAGGGGCATCGGCTGGTAGGCGGCAGGAAGTGCCAAG ACATAGATGAGTGCAGCCAGGACCCGGGCCTGTGCCTTCCCCACGGGGCCTGTGAGAATCTGCAGGGCTCCTACGCTTGCATCTGTGATGAGGGCTTCACGCCCACCCAGGACCAGCACGGCTGTGAGG AGGTGGAGCAGCCCCACCACAAGAAGGAGTGCTACCTTAACTTCGATGACACGGTGTTCTGCGACAGCGTACTGGCCACCAATGTCACCCAGCAGGAGTGCTGCTGCTCACTGGGGGCTGGCTGGGGAGACCACTGCGAGATCTACCCCTGCCCAGTCTACAGCTCAG CCGAGTTCCACAGTCTCTGCCCAGACGGGAAGGGCTACACCCAAGACAACAACATCGTCAACTACGGCATCCCAGCCCACCGCG ACATCGACGAGTGCATATTGTTTGGGGCGGAGATCTGCAAGGAGGGCAAGTGCGTGAATACGCAGCCGGGCTACGAGTGCTATTGCAAGCAAGGCTTCTACTACGACGGGAACCTACTGGAGTGCGTGG ACGTGGACGAGTGCCTGGACGAGTCCAACTGCCGGAACGGAGTGTGTGAGAACACGCGCGGCGGCTACCGCTGTGCCTGCACACCACCTGCCGAGTACAGCCCGGCGCAGCGCCAGTGCCTAAGCCCCGAGGAgatgg ACATAGACGAGTGCCAGGACCCGGCAGCCTGCCGCCCTGGTCGCTGCGTCAACCTGCCGGGCTCCTACCGCTGCGAGTGCCGCCCGCCCTGGGTGCCCGGGCCCGCCGGCCGAGATTGCCAGCTCCCAGAGAGCCCAGCCG AGCGTGCCCCGGAGCGAAGGGACGTGTGCTGGGCCCAGCGTGGAGAAGATGGCATGTGCGCCGGGCCCCTGACCGGGCCAGCCCTCACCTTCGACGACTGCTGCTGTCGCCAGGGCCGCGGTTGGGGGGCCCAGTGCCGCCCCTGCCCACCTCGCGGCGCTG GGCCCCAGTGCCCGACGTCGCAGAGTGAGAGCAACTCCTTCTGGGATGCCAGCCCCTTGCTGCTGGGGAAGCCCCCTCGAG AAGAGGACAGCTCTGAAGAGGATTCAGATGAGTGCCGCTGCGTGAGTGGCCGCTGCGTGCCCCGGCCCGGCGGTGCGGTGTGCGAGTGTCCCGGTGGCTTCCAGCTGGATGCCTCTCGTGCGCGCTGCGTGG ACATCGATGAGTGCCGAGAGCTGAACCAGCGCGGGTTGCTGTGCAAGAGCGAGCGCTGCGTGAACACGAGTGGCTCCTTCCGCTGCGTCTGCAAAGCTGGCTTCGCGCGCAGCCGCCCGCATGGGGCCTGCGTGCCCCAGCGTCGCCGCTAA